From Streptomyces sp. TLI_105, the proteins below share one genomic window:
- a CDS encoding SDR family NAD(P)-dependent oxidoreductase translates to MNGHTREPGPGTVVVVTGASSGIGRAVAAAFAARGARLVLAARSADVLAQVAGRCAGAHPRAEAVAVTADVTDFAATERVARTAVDRFGRIDIWVNAAGVGLLGRLDRVPPADVRRLWETNVLGAFHGARAALPVMRRQGGGILIDVSSVLGGAVVAPYMGAYAASKAALVTLDEVLRQELRLSGDTGVAVCTILPGGVDTPFFRHAANHTGRRVRSLPAVATPQRVARAVVRAAARPRRRVHVGPGSRLLPWAHALAPGAVRSLVRRRTGRVYLDAPGTAPITRGVLYEPSAATASVAGGRHAGVRTAVRRVAGCTAALASAAAVRSVARHLPSRGLPSPHHRRS, encoded by the coding sequence GTGAACGGACACACACGTGAGCCAGGCCCCGGAACCGTCGTCGTGGTCACGGGCGCGTCGAGCGGCATCGGGCGGGCGGTGGCGGCCGCGTTCGCCGCGCGCGGCGCCCGGCTCGTCCTGGCCGCCCGCAGCGCCGACGTCCTCGCGCAGGTGGCCGGCCGGTGCGCGGGGGCGCACCCCCGGGCCGAGGCCGTGGCCGTCACCGCCGACGTCACGGACTTCGCCGCGACGGAGCGCGTCGCGCGGACCGCGGTGGACCGGTTCGGCCGGATCGACATCTGGGTGAACGCCGCCGGCGTGGGCCTCCTGGGACGCCTGGACCGGGTGCCGCCGGCCGATGTGCGCCGCCTGTGGGAGACCAACGTGCTGGGCGCCTTCCACGGCGCCCGCGCCGCCCTGCCGGTGATGCGCCGACAGGGCGGCGGAATCCTGATCGACGTGTCCTCGGTGCTCGGCGGCGCCGTGGTGGCGCCGTACATGGGCGCGTACGCCGCGTCCAAGGCCGCGCTGGTGACGCTCGACGAGGTGCTGCGGCAGGAGCTCCGGCTCAGCGGTGACACCGGCGTCGCGGTGTGCACGATCCTGCCGGGGGGCGTCGACACCCCGTTCTTCCGGCACGCGGCCAACCACACGGGGCGTCGCGTCCGCTCGCTGCCCGCCGTCGCCACCCCGCAGCGGGTCGCCCGGGCCGTGGTGCGTGCCGCGGCCCGGCCGCGCCGGCGTGTCCACGTCGGACCCGGATCCCGGCTCCTGCCCTGGGCCCACGCCCTCGCGCCGGGGGCCGTACGGAGCCTGGTCCGGCGGCGCACCGGACGCGTCTACCTGGACGCGCCCGGCACGGCCCCGATCACACGGGGCGTCCTGTACGAGCCGTCCGCCGCGACCGCGTCGGTCGCCGGAGGGCGGCACGCGGGGGTCCGTACGGCCGTGCGGCGCGTTGCCGGATGCACGGCCGCGCTGGCCTCGGCGGCCGCCGTCCGATCAGTGGCACGGCATCTGCCGTCCAGGGGCCTGCCGTCCCCGCATCACCGGAGGAGTTGA
- a CDS encoding SRPBCC family protein — protein MAQWNRVIEATPEEVWAVLSDGRRYARWVVGTHDSWERDDHWPALDAELGYALKLGPWTYRGRTISRRCEPIRRLELEAASRLGTARISFLVEPWGSRTLVLVDEHPLRGPAARWHNSAADLFLRWRHRHMLARLEEAVVSARGRSRADAPGDARPSSDPGDGNGARDRS, from the coding sequence GTGGCGCAGTGGAACCGGGTCATCGAAGCGACGCCCGAGGAAGTCTGGGCGGTGCTCAGCGACGGGCGGCGGTACGCGCGCTGGGTGGTCGGCACCCACGATTCGTGGGAGCGGGACGACCACTGGCCCGCCCTGGACGCGGAGCTCGGCTACGCCCTGAAGCTGGGCCCGTGGACGTACCGCGGGCGGACGATCTCGCGACGGTGCGAGCCGATCCGCCGGCTCGAACTGGAGGCGGCCTCGCGTCTCGGCACCGCCCGGATCTCCTTCCTCGTCGAGCCCTGGGGCAGCCGGACCCTGGTCCTCGTCGACGAGCATCCGCTCAGGGGCCCGGCGGCCCGCTGGCACAACTCGGCAGCCGACCTGTTCCTGCGCTGGCGGCACCGGCACATGCTGGCCCGGCTGGAAGAGGCCGTCGTCTCCGCACGGGGCCGCTCGCGCGCCGACGCCCCCGGCGACGCGCGTCCGTCCTCGGACCCCGGTGACGGGAACGGCGCCCGGGACCGGTCATGA
- a CDS encoding TolB-like translocation protein has protein sequence MTLRNKLFVLLAAIAVLGGVAAASLLHAADRAAEKDRPRAGGPAIASGRVSLASGAERRIVFRNMAWGPHRDELVTVPAGTPAGPRTASGVKCLRFHAAGGTGICLQAVRGAVEDSYRAVVVDSALKERAHYPLPGIPTRARVSPSGRLVAWTVFVGGDSYASASFSTRTAVLDTSTGRLTASLEEFRVVKDGKDHRAADTNFWGVTFSRDDRHFYATMATGGRTYLVRGDLTARTVTTLHQNVECPSLSPDETRVVYKKRVAGAPADAPWHEYALDLATLRETALAEPRSVDDQAVWLDDHTVSYSLPGDYGADLYTVPADGSGAPKRLLTAALAPAFLE, from the coding sequence ATGACCCTGCGCAACAAACTGTTCGTCCTGCTCGCGGCGATCGCCGTGCTCGGCGGGGTGGCCGCCGCGTCGCTGCTGCACGCGGCCGACCGGGCCGCCGAGAAGGACCGCCCGCGGGCGGGCGGCCCCGCGATCGCGTCCGGGCGGGTCTCGCTCGCGAGCGGTGCCGAGCGCCGGATCGTCTTCCGCAACATGGCCTGGGGCCCGCACCGCGACGAGCTGGTCACCGTGCCGGCCGGCACCCCCGCCGGTCCACGGACCGCGTCGGGGGTGAAATGCCTGCGGTTCCACGCGGCCGGCGGCACCGGGATCTGTCTGCAGGCCGTACGCGGCGCGGTGGAGGACAGCTACCGGGCGGTCGTCGTCGACTCGGCCCTCAAGGAGCGGGCCCACTACCCGCTGCCCGGCATCCCGACCCGCGCCCGGGTCTCGCCGTCGGGCCGGCTGGTGGCGTGGACGGTGTTCGTCGGCGGCGACTCGTACGCGAGCGCGAGCTTCTCCACCCGCACCGCGGTCCTGGACACGTCGACGGGCCGGCTCACCGCGTCCCTGGAGGAGTTCCGGGTGGTGAAGGACGGCAAGGACCACCGTGCCGCCGACACCAACTTCTGGGGGGTCACCTTCTCCCGCGACGACCGGCACTTCTACGCGACCATGGCGACCGGCGGCCGGACCTACCTGGTGCGCGGCGACCTGACGGCCCGTACCGTCACCACGCTCCACCAGAACGTCGAGTGCCCGTCGCTCTCCCCCGACGAGACCCGGGTCGTCTACAAGAAGCGCGTCGCGGGCGCCCCCGCCGACGCGCCCTGGCACGAGTACGCCCTCGACCTCGCCACCCTGCGGGAGACCGCGCTCGCCGAGCCCCGCAGCGTCGACGACCAGGCCGTCTGGCTCGACGACCACACGGTCTCCTACTCCCTGCCGGGCGACTACGGCGCCGACCTCTACACCGTCCCGGCCGACGGCTCGGGCGCCCCGAAGCGCCTGCTGACGGCGGCCCTGGCACCGGCGTTCCTGGAGTGA
- a CDS encoding NAD(P)/FAD-dependent oxidoreductase: MTTPDAVVIGAGPNGLVAANILADAGWHVVVLEAREAPGGAVRSDRGVHPDYVHDLFSAFYPLAAASPVVRGLGLDRHGLRWRHAPHVVAHPLPDGRGALLSRDLGRTAASLDAFAPGDGAAWESLHHWWSGFRDDLVGALFTPFPPVRHGLGLLAGHGPRDALRLLRTMLLPARRFGEEHFAGEGGRLLVTGNALHADLGPESALGGGFGWLMCMLGQDEGFPVPEGGAGRLTDALVSRLYERGGEVRCGRTVTEVSVREGRAVGVRTDDGAWFPARRAVLADVPAPVLYGRLVDERHLPAPVRADLRRFQWDFATFKVDWALSRPIPWSFADAREAGTVHVADGVDALTRFAAQLATGQVPDVPFTVLGQMTTADPDRSPAGTESAWGYTHVPQSVRSDAGEDGLAGRWDEREKEAFAARVEAGVERLAPGFRATIVARRVLAPPDLELLNPALVGGAVNQGTTALHQQLVLRPFPGSGRPRTPVRGLYLASASAHPGGGVHGAPGANAAHAALGPLRSLHARYP, translated from the coding sequence ATGACGACGCCGGACGCGGTGGTCATCGGGGCCGGCCCCAATGGGCTGGTGGCGGCCAACATCCTCGCGGACGCCGGCTGGCACGTCGTCGTCCTGGAGGCGCGGGAGGCGCCCGGCGGCGCGGTACGGAGCGACCGGGGCGTCCACCCCGACTACGTCCACGACCTGTTCAGCGCCTTCTACCCGCTCGCAGCGGCCTCTCCCGTCGTGCGGGGCCTCGGGCTCGACCGCCACGGTCTGCGCTGGCGCCACGCGCCGCACGTCGTGGCCCATCCCCTGCCCGACGGCAGGGGCGCCCTCCTCAGCCGGGACCTCGGCCGCACGGCGGCCTCACTGGACGCGTTCGCCCCGGGCGACGGTGCCGCCTGGGAAAGCCTCCACCACTGGTGGAGCGGATTCCGCGACGATCTCGTCGGCGCCCTGTTCACTCCCTTCCCGCCGGTCCGGCACGGCCTCGGACTCCTGGCCGGGCACGGGCCGCGGGACGCCCTCAGGCTCCTGCGGACCATGTTGCTGCCCGCCCGCCGCTTCGGCGAGGAACACTTCGCGGGCGAGGGCGGGCGGCTGCTCGTCACGGGGAACGCCCTGCACGCCGACCTCGGCCCGGAGTCCGCCCTCGGCGGCGGCTTCGGATGGCTGATGTGCATGCTCGGCCAGGACGAGGGATTCCCGGTGCCGGAGGGCGGGGCGGGCCGGCTCACCGACGCCCTCGTGTCCCGCCTGTACGAGCGGGGCGGTGAAGTGCGCTGCGGCCGTACGGTCACGGAGGTGTCGGTACGGGAAGGCCGCGCGGTCGGCGTGCGCACCGACGACGGGGCGTGGTTCCCCGCACGACGGGCGGTCCTCGCCGACGTCCCCGCGCCCGTCCTGTACGGGCGGCTCGTGGACGAGCGGCACCTGCCCGCACCGGTCCGTGCCGATCTGCGCCGGTTCCAGTGGGACTTCGCGACGTTCAAGGTGGACTGGGCGCTGTCCCGTCCGATCCCCTGGAGCTTCGCCGACGCCCGGGAAGCCGGGACCGTCCATGTCGCCGACGGGGTCGACGCGCTCACCCGCTTCGCCGCCCAGCTGGCCACGGGGCAGGTGCCGGACGTCCCCTTCACCGTCCTCGGGCAGATGACCACGGCGGACCCGGACCGCTCCCCGGCGGGCACCGAGTCGGCGTGGGGCTATACGCACGTGCCGCAGTCCGTCCGCTCCGACGCGGGCGAGGACGGCCTCGCGGGCCGCTGGGACGAGCGCGAGAAGGAGGCGTTCGCCGCACGGGTCGAAGCGGGCGTGGAGCGCCTGGCGCCCGGCTTCCGGGCCACGATCGTGGCCCGCCGCGTCCTGGCGCCCCCGGACCTGGAGCTCCTGAACCCCGCGCTCGTCGGCGGCGCCGTCAACCAGGGCACCACCGCGCTCCACCAGCAGCTCGTCCTGCGCCCGTTCCCCGGCAGCGGCCGCCCCCGGACACCGGTCCGCGGCCTGTACCTCGCCTCCGCCAGCGCTCACCCCGGCGGAGGCGTCCACGGCGCCCCCGGCGCCAACGCGGCCCACGCCGCCCTCGGCCCGCTCCGCTCGCTCCACGCGCGATACCCCTGA
- a CDS encoding MFS transporter, protein MYVADSRSNPATAATAAARDLGPGRRAAVAPTVLALGTVSLVTDVSSEMVTAVLPLYLVAGLGLSPLGFGLLDGVYNGFSALVRLVGGHLADRGGRHKTVAALGYGLSALCKPLLLVAGSLPLIGAVLAADRTGKGLRTAPRDALISLASPEESRGRAFGVHRAMDTAGALIGPLVAFLILRQAADGYDAVFTVSFCVAAVGVLVLLLFVPSRPPLPRSEAAPASDEAPRASLKAALGLLRVPDVRRLTLTALLLGLATVSDSFVYLLLQRRLGVTDHWFALLPLGTAVAFLLLAVPLGRLADRIGRRRVFLGGHAALLLVYGTLLSGWQSPALPCLVLALHGGFYAATDGVLMAAAASCVPAELRSSGLALVQTGQALARFGCSIAFGAAWTAWGDRWALGAATAVLAVCAVAAFALRPTALHTGPGAATAPTTGTASEESPV, encoded by the coding sequence GTGTACGTAGCGGACAGTCGCAGCAACCCCGCGACGGCCGCGACGGCCGCCGCCCGGGACCTCGGTCCCGGGCGGCGCGCCGCCGTCGCACCGACCGTGCTCGCACTCGGCACGGTCAGCCTCGTCACGGACGTGTCCTCGGAGATGGTCACGGCCGTGCTGCCGCTCTACCTGGTCGCCGGTCTCGGGCTCTCACCGCTCGGATTCGGCCTCCTCGACGGCGTGTACAACGGTTTCAGCGCGCTCGTCCGGCTCGTCGGCGGCCATCTCGCCGACCGCGGCGGCCGGCACAAGACGGTGGCGGCGCTCGGCTACGGCCTCTCCGCGCTGTGCAAGCCCCTCCTCCTGGTGGCGGGTTCGCTGCCGCTGATCGGCGCCGTGCTGGCCGCCGACCGCACCGGCAAGGGCCTGCGGACCGCGCCGCGCGACGCTCTGATCTCGCTCGCCTCGCCGGAGGAGTCGCGCGGCCGTGCCTTCGGAGTGCACCGGGCGATGGACACCGCAGGTGCCCTGATCGGGCCGCTGGTCGCCTTCCTGATCCTCCGTCAGGCGGCGGACGGTTACGACGCCGTGTTCACGGTCAGCTTCTGCGTGGCCGCGGTCGGCGTGCTCGTCCTGCTGCTCTTCGTACCGTCGCGGCCACCGCTCCCCCGGTCCGAGGCGGCCCCGGCCTCCGACGAAGCACCGCGCGCCTCGCTCAAGGCCGCGCTCGGCCTGCTCCGGGTGCCCGACGTGCGCCGACTCACCCTGACCGCCCTGCTGTTGGGGCTCGCCACGGTCAGCGACTCGTTCGTCTACCTGCTGCTACAGCGGCGGCTCGGCGTCACCGACCACTGGTTCGCACTGCTGCCGCTCGGCACCGCCGTCGCCTTCCTTCTGCTCGCCGTGCCCCTGGGCCGGCTCGCCGACCGGATCGGTCGCCGGCGGGTGTTCCTCGGCGGCCACGCCGCCCTGCTGCTCGTGTACGGAACGCTGCTCAGCGGCTGGCAGAGCCCGGCGCTCCCCTGCCTGGTCCTGGCGCTGCACGGCGGGTTCTACGCGGCGACCGACGGCGTCCTGATGGCGGCCGCGGCCAGCTGCGTACCGGCCGAACTCCGGTCCTCGGGCCTCGCGTTGGTCCAGACGGGGCAGGCGCTCGCCCGGTTCGGCTGCTCGATCGCGTTCGGTGCGGCCTGGACCGCGTGGGGCGACCGCTGGGCGCTCGGGGCCGCGACCGCCGTGCTCGCGGTGTGCGCGGTGGCGGCGTTCGCCCTGCGGCCCACGGCCCTGCACACGGGCCCGGGCGCCGCCACGGCCCCGACCACCGGCACGGCTTCGGAGGAATCACCCGTATGA